Genomic window (Ananas comosus cultivar F153 linkage group 16, ASM154086v1, whole genome shotgun sequence):
CAAGGATGCGTGTACACGCGGCGCCTCTTCGTTGTCCCACGCCGCTGCTCGACGAAACAGAAACAAGCAAGTGTCCGCAAAAGCCAAAAGCGCTTTCCCTAATCTCCCCCAAAAGCTCAGAAGTGCTTTTCCTCATCTCCCTCGACACTTCCTCGTTCCCAGCTCCCGATCATATGCGAATCACCTCACGCTCGCTCGGTAAATTGAGGTTAATTTTAACTCTCTTCTATTTTGCATTAAGGGTATAGATACTAGTGAGAGGTTTTGTGGTGGATcacgattttttttattttttttttgagaattgtTGGGGGAATCCAGTGTTAGTGGATCACACTATTATTTGATAGCGTTATAGTTCTGTTTTCTCTCATTTAGATCAAAAGAAGAGACATTGAAGAAAAGGTTTGGGATTTTAAAGAGTTTAGTGTTTTGCTTTGGCATTATTTTTTGCTCAATCTGATTGCTTTGTGGCACTTGAAGTTCATTTTTTCTGTTTAACGATACGTAAACTTGTTGGCGTCAAGTAGTATCAGATATCGGGATTTGAGTACAAACTGTTTGAGAAATTGCTTCAGTGGAAACAAGTTATGTTGATATGAAAAGTTTGGCTAGAAGGGGTTTAGAATTCGAGATTTTGATAGTCTACGAGACAACAAGGGCAAAGAATACGTCGAAGAACTGTGGATTATACGAATTTGAACTCGTTGCCCAATATCCATGCGTACTCATAGAATTGAATGCGAATTTGAGCGCTTTGAAGTTCTATGTTCGTAGAGTTGAAAAGAAACTACTGATTCTTTTAACTAGCTTCCTGTTCCCAGGAAATGGCTCAACCTGAGAAGAACTCGAAAATTCTAAGCTGTGATGCCTACTTCGAGGCTGTACAGTCGAAAAAGAGGTTGCCGCTATCTTTGCAGGAGTCGTTGACTGCCGCGTTCGCTCAGATTCCAGTTTCATCATTTCCTGAGGTTCCAGGAGGCAAAGGTACTTCATGATATGCACGAAAATTGAAGTGccagttaaaattaaatttgtgatTAACCCTTGTATTTTCTCATCCAAATGATACCTAATGTATCATGAATATCTGATTggtactttttcttttccttctttttagtAATTGAGATACAAGGGGATACTTCCATCCTCGATGCAGTACGAATTCTGTCGGAGCACAACATAATGTCTGCTCCAGTGAGAAATCCAGAAGCAGAGACTTCAAGTGATTGGAGGGGAAAATATCTGGGAATCATCGATTATGCCGCGATCATTTTATGGGTGATAGAGAATGCGGAGCTCGCGGCAGTTGCATTGTCAGCGGGCTCAGCGACTGCTGCAGGAGTGGGGACAGGTGTTGTGGGAGCCCTCGGAGCGGTTGCCGTGGGCGCGACTGGGCCTGCGGCAGTTGCGGGCTTGACCGCTGCTGCTGTCGGTGCAGCAGTGGCTGGCGGAATGGCTGCGGACAGAAGCGTGGCAAAGGATGCTCCGAGTGCTGCTGGTCACTTGGGGAAAGATTTCTACAAAGTCTTGCTTGAAGAAGAACCTTTCAAATCAACAACGGtatatgttgaatataaaataggaAATAAAACATGTTTCAAACAGCATAGCTTTTAGAGATATTAGGTGCGTGGATATTAGAGCTGAAGATCTTGAGTTCAGAAACCTACTAAAACCATCTACAATTCtctcactaagagaaaagaaagtaaTGCTTATTTGGATGTTCAAATCTTAGGCTGATTAAGAATCTCAAGCTGAGACCTTAGGGTAAGTGTCAAACGTCACATAATGAAAC
Coding sequences:
- the LOC109722627 gene encoding SNF1-related protein kinase regulatory subunit gamma-1-like isoform X2; this translates as MAQPEKNSKILSCDAYFEAVQSKKRLPLSLQESLTAAFAQIPVSSFPEVPGGKVIEIQGDTSILDAVRILSEHNIMSAPVRNPEAETSSDWRGKYLGIIDYAAIILWVIENAELAAVALSAGSATAAGVGTGVVGALGAVAVGATGPAAVAGLTAAAVGAAVAGGMAADRSVAKDAPSAAGHLGKDFYKVLLEEEPFKSTTVQSIIQSYRWAPFLPVLLDSSMLTVLLLLSKYRLRNVPVVEPDKPYIKNFITQTAIVRGLKQCSGRDWFDCITALPLSYFGLPFMSYDEVITIKSDDLILEAFKRMKDNGIGALPVVEGPERKLVGSVSIHHVRFLLLRPDLFSDFRCWFFEETTILATNCDGLYEDHWFSFPRL